In Desertifilum tharense IPPAS B-1220, a single window of DNA contains:
- a CDS encoding GDP-mannose 4,6-dehydratase, giving the protein MAKTALITGITGQDGYYLSRLLLEKGYRVVGLVPPNRQNSLTKLGALANQVEIYALQLTDSEALTEAVKQLQPNEIYNLAAPSFVPDSWNDPLATLDLVTGTATRLLTAVRHAGLQTRFYQASSSEMFGDVDRSPQDENTPFRPKNPYAAAKLHAHWTMVHQRERYGLFACSGILYNHESPRRPANFVTRKVSIAAASIKLGLTQVLEMGNLDAKRDWGYAGDHVEAMWRMLQADEPEEYVIGTGQLHSVRELVAAAFDCVGLDWTRYVTVNPNLLRPDEHFHLVADPSKAKRQLNWEPKVSFEQLLEKMVLKDLQRLQTGSQYIVE; this is encoded by the coding sequence ATGGCGAAAACAGCACTAATTACAGGGATTACGGGTCAAGACGGCTATTACCTCAGCCGTCTGTTATTAGAAAAAGGCTATCGCGTCGTGGGATTAGTCCCCCCCAATCGACAAAACAGCCTGACCAAACTCGGCGCTTTAGCCAATCAGGTCGAAATTTACGCACTCCAACTCACCGACAGCGAAGCCCTCACCGAAGCCGTCAAACAACTGCAACCCAACGAAATCTATAACCTCGCGGCCCCCAGTTTCGTCCCCGACTCGTGGAACGACCCCCTAGCTACCCTTGATTTAGTCACCGGAACCGCCACCCGCCTCCTCACCGCCGTTAGACACGCAGGCTTGCAAACCCGCTTCTACCAAGCCAGCAGTTCCGAAATGTTTGGCGATGTAGACCGATCGCCCCAAGACGAAAACACGCCCTTTCGCCCCAAAAACCCCTACGCCGCCGCTAAATTACACGCGCACTGGACAATGGTACATCAGCGCGAGCGGTATGGTTTATTCGCCTGTAGCGGCATCTTATACAACCACGAGTCACCTCGGCGTCCCGCCAACTTCGTCACTCGCAAAGTTTCGATTGCGGCTGCTTCGATTAAACTGGGTTTAACTCAGGTTCTTGAAATGGGCAATTTAGACGCCAAGCGCGACTGGGGATATGCAGGCGATCACGTTGAAGCGATGTGGCGGATGTTGCAAGCAGACGAACCCGAAGAATATGTGATTGGTACCGGACAACTCCACAGCGTCCGGGAACTCGTCGCCGCCGCCTTTGATTGCGTGGGCTTAGACTGGACGCGCTACGTCACCGTTAACCCCAACTTGCTGCGACCGGACGAACATTTTCATCTCGTGGCTGACCCCAGTAAAGCCAAACGTCAATTAAATTGGGAACCCAAGGTCAGTTTCGAGCAACTGTTAGAAAAGATGGTGCTAAAAGATTTGCAGCGCTTGCAGACTGGATCGCAGTACATCGTCGAATAG
- a CDS encoding anti-sigma regulatory factor: MLQQAYLTVKSDLSLLNQVQEWFEQFWEDNLQERVWPENQLYRLQLALAEGFTNAVRHAHHNLSPETPIDLELTLWEDRLEIRIWDRGQPFNPDGLTEPEPGELREGGYGWFLLRRLADRVRYERYPDDRNCLSIVKQLLGVSKS; this comes from the coding sequence ATGTTGCAGCAAGCCTACCTGACCGTCAAAAGCGATCTGAGCCTCCTCAACCAAGTTCAAGAGTGGTTTGAGCAATTTTGGGAGGACAATCTTCAAGAACGCGTCTGGCCAGAAAATCAACTGTATCGCTTGCAACTCGCCTTGGCTGAAGGATTTACCAATGCAGTGCGTCATGCCCATCACAACCTCTCGCCAGAAACCCCCATCGATCTTGAATTGACCCTTTGGGAAGACCGTTTAGAGATTCGGATTTGGGATCGCGGTCAACCTTTTAATCCCGACGGCTTAACAGAACCAGAACCTGGGGAACTGCGCGAAGGGGGTTATGGCTGGTTCTTATTGCGACGCCTAGCCGATCGCGTCCGGTACGAACGCTACCCAGACGATCGCAATTGCCTATCGATTGTGAAGCAACTGTTGGGCGTTTCTAAAAGCTAG
- the petD gene encoding cytochrome b6-f complex subunit IV → MATIKKPDLTDPKLREKLAQGMGHNYYGEPAWPNDLLYIFPVVILGTIGCVVALAVLDPALVGEPANPFATPLEILPEWYLYPSFQILRTIPNKLLGIVLTGLIPLGLILVPFIESVNKFQNPFRRPVATTVFLVSTLITLWLGVGATFPIDKSFTLGLF, encoded by the coding sequence ATGGCAACTATCAAAAAGCCCGATCTTACCGATCCCAAGTTGCGGGAAAAGTTAGCGCAAGGCATGGGTCATAACTACTACGGCGAACCTGCTTGGCCGAATGACCTGTTGTATATCTTCCCCGTTGTAATTCTAGGTACCATTGGCTGTGTCGTAGCCCTTGCTGTCCTCGATCCAGCATTGGTTGGCGAACCGGCTAATCCCTTCGCAACGCCTCTGGAAATCTTACCGGAGTGGTACTTATATCCCTCCTTCCAAATTCTGCGGACTATCCCCAACAAATTGTTGGGAATCGTCTTAACGGGACTTATTCCCCTAGGACTGATATTAGTGCCTTTCATTGAAAGCGTTAACAAGTTCCAGAACCCTTTCCGGCGTCCAGTCGCAACCACTGTCTTTTTGGTGAGTACGCTAATTACCCTTTGGTTGGGCGTTGGCGCTACCTTCCCCATTGACAAATCGTTCACGTTGGGTCTGTTCTAA
- the petB gene encoding cytochrome b6, translating into MFTKQVTDSKLYNWFQERLEIQALADDVSSKYVPPHVNIFYCLGGITLTCFLIQFATGFAMTFYYKPTVTEAFASVQYLMTDVNFGWLIRSIHRWSASMMVLMMILHVFRVYLTGGFKKPRELTWVTGVILAVITVSFGVTGYSLPWDQVGYWAVKIVSGVPDAIPVVGGTIVELMRGGTSVGQATLTRFYSLHTFVLPWLIAVFMLLHFLMIRKQGISGPL; encoded by the coding sequence ATGTTTACCAAACAGGTAACAGACTCCAAACTATATAACTGGTTTCAAGAACGCCTCGAAATTCAGGCCCTTGCTGACGATGTTAGTAGCAAGTACGTCCCTCCCCACGTTAATATTTTCTATTGCTTGGGAGGCATCACGCTGACTTGCTTCTTAATCCAGTTTGCCACTGGATTCGCCATGACGTTTTACTACAAACCCACTGTAACCGAAGCCTTTGCTTCCGTTCAGTACCTGATGACCGACGTTAACTTTGGTTGGTTAATTCGCTCCATCCATCGCTGGTCTGCCAGCATGATGGTGCTGATGATGATTCTGCACGTCTTCCGGGTTTACCTGACCGGCGGTTTCAAAAAGCCCCGCGAACTGACTTGGGTGACTGGCGTCATTTTGGCAGTAATCACCGTTTCCTTCGGCGTAACCGGCTACTCTTTGCCTTGGGATCAGGTGGGTTACTGGGCGGTTAAAATCGTGAGTGGCGTACCCGATGCCATCCCCGTTGTCGGTGGCACAATTGTTGAGTTAATGCGGGGCGGTACCAGCGTGGGTCAAGCCACCCTCACCCGTTTCTACAGCCTTCATACCTTTGTTTTACCCTGGTTAATTGCAGTCTTCATGCTGTTACACTTCTTGATGATTCGCAAGCAGGGTATTTCTGGACCGTTGTAA
- the ctpA gene encoding carboxyl-terminal processing protease CtpA: MFKRVFQVVFWLLLPMAIAALSFSSPAYALTDEQKLFNEVWRLVDRSYVDETFNHQNWWLVRQKALSKPFANREEAYEAISRMLKSLDDPFTRFLKPDQYQNLQVTTSGELTGVGLQIAIEAQTGILTVIAPIAGSPAEAAGIQPFDRIVAIDGNSTQQMTLEEAADRMRGPAGTRVTLLVERGEQGANPVEVVRDRITLNPVYADVRSVSAGEKSLPVGYIRLSQFNAYATPELTQAINKLETQGAKAYILDLRNNPGGLLQAGIEIARLWLDNGTIVYVVNRQGIFDSFDATGTALTQAPLVVLVNHGTASSSEILAGALHDNHRAILVGEKTFGKGLIQSLFDLSDGSGLAVTIAKYETPDHQDINKLGIQPDREVVSQTPILPTQIATDADPQYQAAIELLTQGSLLADAA, encoded by the coding sequence ATGTTTAAGCGAGTTTTTCAGGTGGTTTTCTGGCTGTTGCTGCCAATGGCGATCGCAGCTTTGAGTTTTAGCTCTCCAGCCTATGCGCTAACGGACGAGCAGAAGCTGTTTAATGAGGTTTGGCGGCTGGTGGATCGTTCCTATGTCGATGAAACCTTTAATCACCAAAATTGGTGGCTGGTGCGTCAGAAGGCGCTGAGTAAACCGTTTGCCAATCGCGAGGAAGCGTATGAAGCGATTTCGCGGATGCTAAAGAGTTTGGACGATCCGTTTACGCGCTTCCTGAAGCCGGATCAATACCAGAATTTGCAGGTGACGACCTCTGGAGAACTGACGGGGGTGGGGTTGCAAATTGCGATTGAAGCGCAGACTGGGATTTTAACCGTGATTGCGCCAATTGCCGGATCGCCTGCGGAGGCGGCGGGGATTCAGCCGTTCGATCGGATTGTGGCAATTGATGGGAATTCGACGCAGCAAATGACCTTAGAAGAGGCAGCAGACCGGATGCGAGGCCCTGCGGGGACTCGCGTAACCTTGCTGGTGGAACGGGGCGAACAGGGGGCAAATCCGGTGGAAGTGGTGCGCGATCGCATTACCCTGAATCCAGTCTATGCGGATGTGCGATCGGTGAGTGCAGGTGAGAAATCTTTACCTGTGGGTTACATTCGGTTAAGTCAATTTAATGCCTACGCCACCCCTGAACTCACTCAGGCGATTAATAAGCTAGAAACCCAAGGCGCGAAAGCCTATATCCTCGATTTACGCAATAACCCAGGCGGCTTATTACAGGCGGGGATTGAAATTGCTCGTTTGTGGCTAGATAATGGCACGATTGTCTATGTGGTCAATCGTCAGGGGATTTTTGATAGCTTTGATGCCACCGGAACCGCGCTAACACAAGCACCTTTGGTGGTTTTAGTCAATCACGGTACGGCAAGTTCTAGCGAAATTTTAGCCGGGGCGCTTCACGATAATCACCGAGCAATCTTAGTGGGTGAGAAAACCTTCGGAAAAGGGCTAATTCAATCTTTGTTTGACTTATCCGATGGTTCGGGTTTAGCTGTGACGATCGCTAAATACGAAACCCCCGATCATCAAGATATTAACAAACTGGGAATTCAACCCGATCGCGAAGTGGTCAGCCAAACCCCGATATTACCCACTCAAATTGCAACAGATGCCGATCCACAATATCAAGCGGCGATTGAGTTGTTAACGCAAGGTTCCTTACTAGCGGATGCAGCTTAA
- the glpK gene encoding glycerol kinase GlpK, whose translation MSDYILALDLGTTGNRAILFDKAGQITGQAYKELTQYYPHPGWLEHDPNEIWQDTLHCIQQVIKNTGISAQQIAALGLTVQRETCLLWDKMTGKPLHRAIVWQDRRTAPLCHQLAELGHAEEIQSRTGLVLDAYFSATKLAWLMDGLNQTHPEIERNRILAGTIDTWILWNLTGRKVHATDHSNASRTLLMNLIQQEWDNRLLELFGIPGEWLPQIQPSLSEFGITDSQLFGAEIPITAVFGDQQAALFAHGCDRPGTVKCTYGTGSFLIAQTGKTAVRSQNQMLTTIAWTRRHNGQIEANYALEGAMFTTGACIQWLRDGLGLIDSAPETETLAQQVPDTAGVCFVPAFSGLGAPHWDMTARGAFLGLTGGVRREHLVRATLEAIAYQVKEVVDAINQDSPTPINLLKVDGGACRNNFLMQFQADVLGIPVERPTIQEATAQGAAFGAGLTAGFWSDYQELVTSRECDRTFHPGTGAASAQAHFQQWQKAVERVKYWR comes from the coding sequence ATGTCTGATTATATTCTCGCTCTCGACCTCGGTACGACTGGCAACCGCGCTATCTTATTTGATAAAGCTGGACAAATTACCGGACAAGCTTATAAAGAACTCACCCAATATTATCCCCATCCCGGTTGGTTGGAACATGACCCAAACGAGATTTGGCAAGATACGTTGCACTGCATTCAGCAAGTTATCAAAAATACGGGTATTTCTGCTCAACAAATCGCGGCTTTGGGGTTAACGGTGCAGCGAGAAACTTGCTTGCTGTGGGATAAAATGACGGGAAAACCCCTGCATCGGGCAATTGTTTGGCAAGACCGACGAACTGCCCCATTATGCCATCAACTGGCTGAGTTAGGTCATGCTGAAGAGATTCAATCTCGCACGGGGTTAGTGCTGGATGCTTATTTTTCTGCGACTAAGTTAGCTTGGTTAATGGATGGGTTAAATCAAACGCATCCAGAGATTGAACGGAATCGTATTTTAGCTGGAACGATTGATACTTGGATTTTGTGGAATCTTACAGGGCGAAAGGTTCACGCGACCGATCATAGTAATGCTAGCCGTACTCTGCTGATGAATCTAATACAGCAGGAGTGGGATAACCGCTTATTAGAACTATTTGGGATTCCCGGTGAATGGCTGCCCCAGATTCAACCCAGTTTAAGCGAATTTGGCATTACCGATTCTCAACTTTTTGGTGCAGAAATCCCAATTACAGCAGTTTTTGGCGATCAACAGGCGGCCTTATTTGCTCATGGCTGCGATCGCCCTGGTACGGTAAAATGCACCTATGGTACGGGCAGCTTTCTGATCGCTCAAACCGGGAAAACCGCAGTGCGATCGCAAAACCAAATGCTGACCACCATCGCCTGGACTCGCCGCCACAACGGGCAAATTGAGGCGAACTATGCCTTAGAAGGGGCAATGTTTACCACAGGCGCTTGCATTCAATGGTTGCGCGATGGCTTAGGTTTAATTGACTCCGCACCCGAAACCGAAACCCTAGCGCAACAAGTCCCCGATACCGCTGGCGTTTGCTTTGTACCCGCCTTTAGCGGTTTAGGCGCACCCCACTGGGATATGACTGCCAGAGGTGCATTCCTGGGGCTAACAGGGGGCGTTCGGCGAGAACATTTGGTTCGGGCTACCCTAGAAGCGATCGCCTATCAAGTCAAAGAAGTGGTAGACGCGATTAATCAAGATTCTCCCACGCCCATCAACCTGCTGAAAGTGGATGGCGGCGCGTGTCGCAACAACTTTCTGATGCAATTTCAAGCCGATGTGCTGGGTATCCCCGTAGAACGCCCTACCATCCAAGAGGCTACCGCCCAAGGTGCCGCGTTTGGCGCAGGTTTAACCGCTGGCTTCTGGTCAGATTACCAGGAATTAGTGACTAGCCGAGAATGCGATCGCACTTTCCACCCTGGCACAGGTGCAGCCTCAGCACAAGCCCATTTTCAGCAATGGCAAAAAGCGGTAGAACGGGTGAAATATTGGAGGTGA
- a CDS encoding shikimate kinase codes for MIVTLIGMSNIGKSYWSNQLTTIGFERFDCDTKIANKLSQQLREPTISLQTIGNWLGLPDTANFQEREAQYLACEAEVMQEAIEYSMENRDRNLVIDTGGSAIYIGEEVFTQLRAFGEIVYLTIPAEVHQMMLQDYLNRPKPLIWNGMFQPMPNENRHKTFSRCYSQLIAQRDRLYEKVCTLKLDYQFYRQPGLTAEFFYSIL; via the coding sequence ATGATCGTTACACTGATTGGAATGTCGAATATCGGTAAAAGCTATTGGTCAAATCAATTAACAACAATAGGCTTTGAGCGCTTTGATTGCGATACAAAAATCGCTAATAAACTTAGCCAGCAGCTAAGAGAACCAACTATTTCTCTGCAAACTATCGGAAACTGGTTAGGACTTCCTGATACCGCCAATTTTCAGGAACGAGAAGCGCAATATTTAGCCTGCGAAGCTGAAGTCATGCAGGAGGCGATTGAGTATAGTATGGAAAATCGCGATCGCAATCTTGTTATCGATACGGGTGGAAGCGCTATCTATATCGGTGAAGAGGTATTTACTCAACTACGCGCCTTTGGTGAAATTGTCTATTTAACCATTCCTGCTGAAGTTCACCAAATGATGCTTCAAGACTATCTTAATCGCCCTAAACCTTTGATTTGGAATGGAATGTTTCAGCCAATGCCTAATGAAAATAGGCATAAAACTTTCTCTCGATGTTATTCACAGTTAATTGCTCAACGAGATCGGCTTTATGAAAAAGTATGTACGCTTAAGTTAGACTATCAATTTTATCGACAACCGGGTTTAACGGCTGAGTTTTTTTACAGCATATTGTAG
- a CDS encoding S8 family peptidase → MLDINTNFDSNFYLSTNPDVAEGLNTGVVSSALEHFQNFGKFEGRAPSLFFDPEFYLSFYNDVAEAVSSGQTTAIDHFLTQGQFEDRDPIAQFNTDYYLAYNPDILEAVESSRQTPDPLTAYQHFLQFGQFENREFSDPLNPIRRPEFEDVFTPRDYLTNNPDVAEAVARGETTAIAHYLEFGEAEERPGTSVRFGIIADGKPISGNNTTFQISQLAENGSLKGFSAASDLFVGTGASEQIYNFALATANRIKITLDNLTADADLSLYNDRNNNGIFELTELVALSQNAGTQADVIEIHSLYPSDRYYAIVSQFEGDTEYELTLEVTPIQFPLETAVDVGLLGQTPTRFDGNLSGDDPVKTYRFSLDAPSNIDINLSNIDSSRVQIELLQDINNNGQVDEGEVWRIFPGLVERLAIEDGNAVEPRLSFLGLPAGEYFIGVSQMDLQAETTPYSLNLSAISAQPSFQSLYGYGRIDAAAAVARAIGEMPFAPSEYSPSVDINNAGDLNLIQVPAVWNRGFTGKGVIVAVIDDGVDGEHPGLKDNMWVNVGEIPGNGIDDDNNGFVDDVRGWDFVDNDNNPQPPPKEVHGTHVAGTVAARNDNADWVLSNGQTVNSVGVAHEATIMPIRATGVEKIEDFAQPIANAIRYAVDNGARILQMSLGFDPDWRIPNIELVEDALRYAKERGVVAVIASGNERANKGVTEPIFPAILSTQGLAIAVGAISRDNEYTTFSNPAGTQPRSYVTAPGYEVLSVLPGGSYNKLSGTSMATPHVSGVIALMLQANPNLTPDRVAQILIETANPNGIGLQVQLNQ, encoded by the coding sequence ATGCTCGACATCAACACAAACTTCGATTCCAACTTTTACCTCAGCACAAATCCTGATGTAGCCGAAGGCTTAAACACAGGAGTTGTTTCTTCTGCGCTAGAACACTTCCAGAACTTTGGTAAATTTGAAGGTCGCGCCCCCAGCCTATTTTTCGACCCCGAATTTTACCTATCCTTCTACAATGATGTTGCCGAAGCTGTCAGTAGCGGTCAGACCACAGCCATCGACCACTTCTTAACCCAAGGACAGTTTGAAGATCGCGACCCCATTGCTCAATTCAACACAGACTATTACCTAGCTTACAACCCAGATATCTTAGAAGCAGTTGAAAGTAGCCGACAAACGCCCGATCCGCTGACTGCTTACCAACATTTCTTACAATTCGGTCAGTTTGAAAACCGCGAATTCAGCGATCCTCTCAACCCGATCCGCCGCCCTGAGTTTGAGGACGTATTTACCCCGCGCGACTACTTAACGAATAACCCTGATGTTGCTGAAGCCGTGGCACGAGGCGAAACTACAGCCATTGCTCATTATCTTGAATTTGGTGAAGCAGAAGAACGCCCAGGTACTAGCGTCCGCTTTGGAATCATTGCTGACGGCAAGCCCATTAGTGGTAACAATACAACTTTTCAAATATCTCAGTTAGCCGAAAATGGGAGTCTAAAAGGTTTTTCAGCAGCAAGCGACCTCTTTGTCGGGACTGGAGCGTCTGAGCAGATTTATAACTTCGCGCTGGCAACTGCCAACCGGATCAAAATCACCTTAGATAACCTCACTGCGGATGCCGACCTTTCCCTCTACAATGACCGGAATAATAACGGCATATTTGAACTGACCGAACTTGTAGCCCTCTCACAAAATGCCGGGACACAAGCCGATGTTATTGAAATTCATAGCCTTTATCCTAGCGATCGCTATTATGCGATCGTTTCTCAATTTGAGGGCGATACAGAGTACGAACTGACCTTAGAAGTTACGCCAATTCAGTTTCCCCTAGAAACTGCTGTGGATGTGGGATTGTTAGGTCAAACCCCAACACGCTTTGATGGAAATCTTTCCGGCGACGATCCGGTTAAAACCTACCGATTTTCTTTGGATGCGCCCAGCAATATCGACATCAACTTAAGCAATATTGATAGCTCTCGCGTTCAAATCGAACTCCTCCAAGATATTAACAATAATGGTCAGGTCGATGAGGGTGAAGTCTGGCGAATATTTCCGGGTTTAGTAGAGCGCTTGGCAATTGAAGATGGAAACGCTGTCGAACCGCGCTTATCATTTCTAGGTTTGCCTGCGGGAGAATACTTTATCGGGGTAAGTCAAATGGACTTACAAGCCGAAACAACTCCTTACAGCCTGAATCTTTCAGCTATCTCCGCGCAACCTTCGTTCCAAAGCCTCTACGGTTATGGTCGCATTGATGCCGCCGCCGCAGTGGCACGAGCAATTGGCGAAATGCCGTTTGCACCCTCTGAATATTCACCTTCAGTCGATATCAACAATGCGGGTGACTTAAATCTGATACAGGTTCCGGCGGTATGGAACCGAGGGTTTACGGGTAAAGGGGTAATTGTCGCTGTCATTGATGATGGCGTAGATGGCGAACACCCCGGCTTAAAAGACAATATGTGGGTGAATGTCGGGGAGATCCCTGGTAACGGCATTGATGATGACAATAATGGTTTCGTGGATGATGTGCGCGGTTGGGATTTTGTAGACAACGACAACAATCCACAACCACCGCCTAAAGAAGTTCACGGTACTCATGTTGCGGGGACTGTGGCGGCTCGCAATGATAATGCAGATTGGGTACTATCCAATGGTCAAACAGTTAACTCCGTAGGGGTTGCTCATGAAGCGACGATTATGCCGATTAGAGCAACGGGTGTGGAGAAAATTGAAGATTTTGCACAACCTATTGCTAATGCAATCCGTTATGCCGTGGATAATGGCGCGAGGATTCTGCAAATGAGTCTTGGTTTCGATCCAGATTGGAGAATTCCTAATATTGAACTGGTGGAAGATGCTCTGCGGTATGCCAAAGAACGAGGCGTTGTTGCGGTTATTGCTTCTGGAAATGAACGCGCCAATAAAGGCGTGACAGAGCCAATTTTTCCAGCTATTTTAAGCACTCAAGGTTTGGCGATCGCAGTTGGTGCTATTAGCCGCGATAACGAATATACCACTTTCTCTAACCCCGCAGGTACCCAGCCGCGCAGCTACGTAACAGCTCCGGGTTATGAGGTTTTATCGGTTTTACCGGGCGGAAGCTATAACAAACTTAGCGGAACTTCAATGGCTACGCCTCACGTATCGGGAGTGATTGCATTAATGCTCCAAGCGAATCCGAATCTCACCCCCGATAGAGTTGCTCAAATTTTGATTGAAACTGCAAATCCGAATGGAATTGGCTTGCAAGTTCAATTGAATCAATAA
- a CDS encoding YajQ family cyclic di-GMP-binding protein: MASTFSFDIVSDFDRQELVNAVDQTNRQIGSRYDLKDTKTTVELGEDTITVNTDSEFTLDAVHGILNEKAASRKLSLKIFEFGKVDSASGNRVRQEIKLKKGIDQEIAKKITKLIRDEFKKIQSSIQGDAVRVTAKSKDDLQQVIQRIKQEDFPIALQFTNYR; the protein is encoded by the coding sequence ATGGCTTCTACCTTTTCCTTTGATATTGTCAGCGATTTTGACCGTCAAGAATTGGTGAATGCTGTCGATCAAACCAATCGTCAAATTGGCAGTCGCTACGACCTCAAAGACACGAAAACAACGGTAGAATTGGGTGAAGATACCATTACCGTGAATACCGATAGCGAGTTTACTCTAGACGCCGTTCATGGAATTTTGAACGAAAAAGCGGCAAGTCGTAAGCTATCTTTGAAAATCTTTGAATTCGGCAAAGTAGACTCGGCAAGTGGCAACCGAGTTCGCCAAGAAATTAAACTCAAAAAAGGCATCGATCAAGAAATTGCCAAGAAAATCACCAAACTGATCCGCGATGAATTTAAGAAGATTCAATCGTCTATTCAAGGCGACGCAGTGCGGGTGACAGCAAAATCTAAAGATGACTTACAACAAGTCATTCAACGAATCAAACAAGAAGATTTCCCCATTGCTTTGCAGTTTACCAACTATCGCTAG
- a CDS encoding MAPEG family protein, producing the protein MSIPAVLLYSLTAAAVSIYLPFGVVAYARAQGGMEYLKTPRAMLDKLPDYAKRATWAHQNSFEAFSLYTAAALMAYVSGVSSSWAIGAAIAFPIARAFYSVFYILDIPIGRSLMFGIGSASSLTLIILSLRAVSQVTL; encoded by the coding sequence ATGTCAATTCCTGCGGTTCTCCTTTATTCCCTAACAGCGGCAGCCGTTTCGATCTACCTGCCGTTTGGGGTGGTTGCCTATGCGCGGGCACAAGGGGGCATGGAATACCTCAAAACGCCCCGCGCGATGCTCGATAAGCTGCCAGACTATGCCAAACGAGCAACTTGGGCGCATCAGAATTCGTTTGAAGCTTTCTCGCTCTATACGGCGGCGGCTTTGATGGCCTATGTGTCTGGGGTGAGTTCGAGTTGGGCCATTGGGGCGGCGATCGCATTTCCGATTGCCCGCGCGTTCTATTCGGTATTCTATATTCTGGATATCCCCATTGGGCGATCGCTGATGTTTGGTATCGGTTCGGCCAGCAGTTTAACCTTAATTATTCTCAGTCTCAGGGCCGTCAGTCAAGTTACGCTCTAA
- a CDS encoding DNA recombination-mediator protein A, whose amino-acid sequence MSQSLDLPKIDELAQELATIQQTGSKRIALLGSRHVPITHQHLIEMMSYALVLSGNRLLTSGATGTNAAAIRGAMRADPNLLTVILPQSLDRQPLESRKQLEEVMHLVEKPENNGLSLAEASAICNAEIVSRCQQLICFAFHDSVTLLKTCQEAEEQRKVVTLFYFD is encoded by the coding sequence TTGAGTCAATCGTTAGATCTCCCCAAGATTGATGAGTTAGCACAAGAACTCGCAACGATCCAACAAACGGGATCGAAGCGGATCGCGCTGCTGGGATCGCGCCACGTTCCGATCACTCATCAGCATTTAATTGAGATGATGAGTTATGCTCTGGTTCTATCCGGAAATCGCTTGTTGACCTCTGGTGCAACGGGCACGAATGCCGCAGCCATTCGCGGGGCGATGCGGGCAGATCCAAATTTGTTGACGGTGATTTTGCCCCAAAGTTTGGATCGCCAGCCGCTAGAGTCCCGCAAGCAACTCGAAGAAGTGATGCATCTGGTGGAAAAGCCAGAAAATAATGGTTTATCCCTAGCTGAAGCCAGCGCGATCTGCAATGCGGAGATTGTTTCGCGCTGTCAGCAATTGATTTGTTTTGCTTTTCACGATAGCGTGACCTTGCTGAAAACTTGTCAAGAGGCAGAGGAACAGCGTAAGGTCGTGACGTTATTCTATTTTGATTAA